Proteins from a genomic interval of Microbacterium phyllosphaerae:
- a CDS encoding MarR family winged helix-turn-helix transcriptional regulator, with protein sequence MEKPEEFGRSGYWYPESSTASTVDVLNMLRRYRAAETAMRARTRVSMGMNETDLVALRFLLREQRAGRIVRPIDIARMLDISTASTTTLIDRLEKGGHARREPHPTDRRAGVVVPTVSSDDEVRETLGAMHRRMLALVDEMSDEERGIVTHFLAGMTSAIEEASDLDQELRDVIRSHEESESSDD encoded by the coding sequence ATGGAGAAGCCTGAGGAGTTCGGCCGCTCGGGCTACTGGTACCCCGAATCGAGCACCGCCAGCACGGTCGACGTCCTGAACATGCTGCGTCGCTACCGCGCGGCCGAGACGGCGATGCGCGCCCGCACCCGCGTGTCGATGGGCATGAACGAGACCGACCTGGTGGCCCTGCGCTTCCTGCTGCGCGAGCAGCGGGCCGGTCGCATCGTGCGCCCGATCGACATCGCCCGCATGCTCGACATCTCGACCGCATCGACGACCACTCTGATCGATCGACTCGAGAAGGGCGGCCACGCCCGCCGCGAGCCGCACCCGACCGATCGCCGCGCCGGCGTGGTCGTTCCGACCGTCAGCAGCGACGACGAGGTGCGCGAGACCCTCGGGGCGATGCATCGACGGATGCTCGCGCTCGTCGACGAGATGAGCGACGAAGAGCGCGGCATCGTCACCCACTTCCTCGCCGGGATGACCTCGGCGATCGAAGAGGCATCCGATCTCGATCAGGAGCTGCGCGACGTCATCCGCTCGCACGAAGAGTCCGAGTCCTCCGACGACTGA
- a CDS encoding MarR family winged helix-turn-helix transcriptional regulator, whose product MASRTQLQTTATELVARVDELRRAEAQLGRRLAAMRAPSDTDREAMRFITDAPTDAPATPGSLAAHLNVSTAAITSLLRRLQERGQVVIAPHPADARSKVLRPSLRDLHSPADELTQRVESLASEFTPGQIDTVTRFLRRLSEEINDLP is encoded by the coding sequence ATGGCAAGCAGGACACAGCTGCAGACCACGGCGACCGAACTCGTCGCGAGAGTCGATGAGCTTCGTCGCGCCGAGGCGCAGCTGGGGCGTCGCCTCGCGGCCATGCGCGCGCCCAGCGACACCGATCGCGAAGCCATGCGGTTCATCACGGATGCTCCCACCGACGCTCCGGCGACACCGGGCAGTCTGGCGGCTCACCTGAACGTGAGCACGGCGGCGATCACGAGCCTGCTGCGTCGTCTGCAGGAGCGCGGGCAGGTCGTCATCGCCCCGCATCCGGCCGACGCCCGATCGAAGGTGCTGCGACCGTCTCTGCGCGATCTGCACTCGCCGGCAGACGAGCTCACGCAGCGCGTCGAGTCGCTCGCGAGCGAATTCACGCCCGGGCAGATCGACACCGTGACGCGCTTCCTGCGCCGCCTTTCGGAAGAGATCAACGACCTTCCTTGA
- a CDS encoding DUF7882 family protein, whose product MGHLTYGNTAAPIEVDDELLTHLRLVIVTKLRRNEAFPLTLPLGDGVSETLWLHASIPLRFAIEEEAPIDRPLVVAMMNAASSSGGLDVTREEFARSAGGSRRLHAMSA is encoded by the coding sequence ATGGGTCACCTGACGTACGGCAACACCGCAGCACCGATCGAGGTCGATGACGAGCTGCTGACGCATCTGCGTCTGGTGATCGTCACCAAGCTCCGGCGGAACGAGGCGTTCCCGCTCACGCTCCCCCTGGGTGACGGCGTGTCCGAGACGCTCTGGCTGCACGCATCCATTCCCCTGCGATTCGCGATCGAGGAGGAGGCGCCGATCGATCGCCCCCTGGTCGTCGCGATGATGAACGCCGCAAGCTCATCGGGCGGACTCGACGTCACGCGCGAGGAGTTCGCGCGATCGGCCGGTGGCTCTCGCCGGCTGCATGCGATGAGTGCGTGA
- a CDS encoding MFS transporter: MTSIESIRRPAPDRASRRARIAVSALFLTNGALFANILPRYPEIKSALGLDNVGYGLAIAAFPAGAIAAGLLAAVLIRRFGSARIAVFGTIATGLGLLAAAVAPSGILFAVALLLGGASDAITDVAQNAHGLRVQRRYGRSIINSFHAIWSIGAVLGGGMAAAAIALQLPLGVHLGISTAVFAAVAFTALWFCLPGRDEEADAEATAEPVELQSAVRRGVSPRIVMMVIALTLIAMAGAIAEDAGNSWATLYLSESLGAAAAIAPLGFIALVGAQFIGRMLGDGMTDRFGQRAVARVGGLIAAGGMTLALIFPSVPGTIAGFAAVGFGIATLIPAAMHAADELPGLKPGVGLTIVSWLLRLGFLLSPPFVGFIADTQSLRAGLIVAPAAALVAVVLAGVLEKRKVRE; this comes from the coding sequence ATGACTTCGATCGAATCGATTCGACGACCGGCGCCGGATCGGGCCTCCCGACGTGCGCGCATCGCCGTCTCGGCGCTGTTCCTCACGAACGGCGCGCTGTTCGCCAACATCCTTCCGCGATACCCCGAGATCAAATCCGCGCTCGGTCTCGACAACGTCGGATACGGTCTCGCGATCGCGGCCTTCCCCGCCGGAGCGATCGCCGCCGGCCTCCTCGCCGCGGTGCTGATCCGTCGGTTCGGCTCGGCCCGCATCGCCGTGTTCGGCACGATCGCCACAGGTCTCGGTCTGCTCGCCGCCGCCGTCGCCCCCTCCGGCATCCTGTTCGCCGTCGCGCTCCTGCTCGGCGGAGCATCCGATGCGATCACCGACGTCGCGCAGAACGCGCACGGGCTGCGCGTGCAGCGCCGCTACGGACGCTCGATCATCAACTCGTTCCACGCGATCTGGTCGATCGGCGCGGTGCTCGGCGGCGGAATGGCCGCCGCTGCGATCGCGCTGCAGCTGCCCCTCGGCGTGCACCTCGGCATCTCGACCGCGGTCTTCGCAGCGGTGGCGTTCACCGCCCTCTGGTTCTGCCTTCCCGGCCGCGACGAAGAGGCGGATGCCGAGGCCACCGCCGAGCCCGTCGAGCTGCAGTCCGCGGTGCGCCGCGGCGTGAGCCCGCGCATCGTGATGATGGTCATCGCCCTCACGCTCATCGCGATGGCGGGTGCGATCGCCGAGGATGCCGGCAACTCGTGGGCCACGCTGTATCTCAGTGAGTCGCTCGGTGCTGCGGCCGCGATCGCACCGCTCGGTTTCATCGCCCTGGTCGGCGCGCAGTTCATCGGACGGATGCTCGGCGACGGCATGACCGACCGCTTCGGCCAGCGCGCGGTCGCCAGGGTCGGCGGTCTGATCGCCGCGGGCGGTATGACCCTCGCCCTGATCTTCCCGAGCGTGCCCGGAACCATCGCGGGCTTCGCGGCGGTCGGCTTCGGCATCGCGACGCTCATCCCCGCGGCCATGCATGCCGCCGACGAGCTGCCGGGGCTGAAGCCGGGCGTGGGCCTCACGATCGTGTCGTGGCTGCTGCGACTCGGCTTCCTGCTCTCGCCGCCCTTCGTCGGCTTCATCGCCGATACCCAGAGCCTGCGCGCCGGGCTGATCGTGGCTCCCGCGGCGGCGTTGGTGGCGGTGGTGCTCGCCGGAGTGCTCGAGAAGCGCAAGGTTCGGGAGTAG
- a CDS encoding ABC transporter substrate-binding protein, giving the protein MGHIKHRALPVLALAAVGMIALSSCGAGTRTDNENATTVSCDYTAPEGKTTVNVLAYNSSAIDPFTDTMVKSCSTDDVTLKHDPIDFGGQVTKTTATLAGDTGTYDIIETYGFVIPGFGEEEKLVPLNDLWDKYADDYGLGEISESMVEGMSYDGDIYAIPMQAQMFVMAYRTDIFDDLGLEVPTTFDEMISAAEAIKAEGLMDYPIALPWLATADVTTGFEGAMNSLGADFVTADGDVTLDGPEAKQAVEAMLALKPYMDPQVTTFDQPKVQQQMFNGTAAMSIMFSGRMFDLTLPANSKLSDSFGFAGAPKVSDDAQYSYNRLSIDGWSIPFNTKLDHDMLFQMMASAVSEDASTASVPAAYPAREGMVTEKNSPYGAAANDSIASAMPPIVSPVIADITNEIRPILVSILNGQVSVDDGLAQMQAAGEKIAG; this is encoded by the coding sequence ATGGGACACATCAAGCATCGAGCACTGCCGGTACTCGCCCTCGCAGCCGTGGGCATGATCGCCCTCTCCAGCTGCGGCGCCGGGACCCGCACCGACAATGAGAACGCGACAACGGTGTCGTGCGACTACACCGCTCCGGAGGGCAAGACCACGGTCAACGTCCTCGCCTACAACTCCTCCGCCATCGACCCCTTCACCGACACCATGGTCAAGAGCTGTTCGACCGACGATGTCACGTTGAAGCACGACCCGATCGACTTCGGCGGGCAGGTGACCAAGACCACGGCCACCCTCGCCGGTGACACCGGCACGTACGACATCATCGAGACCTACGGATTCGTCATCCCCGGCTTCGGTGAGGAAGAGAAGCTCGTTCCGCTGAATGACCTCTGGGACAAGTACGCCGACGACTACGGCCTCGGCGAGATCAGCGAGTCGATGGTCGAAGGCATGTCGTACGACGGCGACATCTACGCGATCCCGATGCAGGCGCAGATGTTCGTGATGGCCTACCGCACCGACATCTTCGACGACCTCGGGCTCGAGGTGCCGACCACCTTCGACGAGATGATCAGCGCCGCAGAGGCGATCAAGGCCGAAGGGCTCATGGACTACCCGATCGCACTGCCCTGGCTCGCCACGGCTGATGTGACGACCGGCTTCGAGGGCGCGATGAACTCCCTCGGCGCCGACTTCGTCACCGCAGACGGCGACGTCACGCTCGACGGGCCCGAAGCCAAGCAGGCCGTCGAGGCGATGCTCGCACTCAAGCCCTACATGGACCCGCAGGTCACCACCTTCGACCAGCCCAAGGTGCAGCAGCAGATGTTCAACGGCACCGCGGCCATGTCGATCATGTTCTCCGGTCGCATGTTCGACCTGACGCTCCCCGCCAACTCCAAGCTGTCGGACTCGTTCGGCTTCGCCGGCGCACCGAAGGTCTCGGACGACGCCCAGTACTCCTACAACCGCCTGTCGATCGACGGCTGGTCGATCCCCTTCAACACCAAGCTCGACCACGACATGCTCTTCCAGATGATGGCCTCGGCCGTCAGCGAAGACGCCTCGACCGCATCCGTCCCCGCCGCCTACCCGGCGCGTGAGGGAATGGTGACGGAGAAGAACTCTCCCTACGGTGCCGCGGCGAACGACTCGATCGCCAGCGCCATGCCGCCGATCGTGTCTCCGGTCATCGCCGACATCACGAACGAGATCCGGCCGATCCTCGTCTCGATCCTCAACGGACAGGTTTCCGTCGACGACGGGCTCGCCCAGATGCAGGCCGCCGGCGAGAAGATCGCCGGCTGA
- a CDS encoding carbohydrate ABC transporter permease produces the protein MKAREFWLLFAPSLLVMGALLVLPLVRTVQWSFEQVRYGTPGTFIGLENFTDALTDPRFHKAVLFTVAVTVVTTAILLVFGYIIATGINRITTSRPLVLGIMLVSYVLPNLVGAVAFSWLFDDNFGGVVNRLIGFFGGSQVLWFTDQVPNAILVIANTVWHMLPFAMLIILAGLQGVPNELKEAAKIDGANGFQTHINVIIPTIRGVLGFVTLITIMDVLRMFDNLIPLSPQAQNIGNESIMLYVYSVAFADGAENLGLGSAINVLTILLILIMLIPFIRGIFKEAKAER, from the coding sequence ATGAAGGCACGCGAATTCTGGCTGCTCTTCGCTCCGAGCCTGCTGGTGATGGGTGCACTCCTCGTGCTTCCCCTGGTGCGCACGGTGCAGTGGAGCTTCGAGCAGGTCCGTTACGGCACACCCGGCACGTTCATCGGGCTCGAGAACTTCACCGACGCGCTGACCGATCCGCGCTTCCACAAGGCGGTGCTCTTCACCGTCGCCGTCACGGTCGTCACGACGGCGATCCTGCTCGTGTTCGGCTACATCATCGCCACCGGCATCAACCGCATCACCACGTCGCGACCGCTCGTGCTCGGCATCATGCTCGTCTCGTACGTGCTGCCGAACCTCGTCGGCGCTGTCGCCTTCTCGTGGCTCTTCGACGACAACTTCGGCGGCGTCGTGAACCGCCTGATCGGCTTCTTCGGCGGGTCGCAGGTGCTCTGGTTCACCGACCAGGTGCCCAACGCGATCCTCGTGATCGCGAACACCGTCTGGCACATGCTCCCGTTCGCGATGCTCATCATCCTCGCCGGGCTCCAGGGCGTGCCGAACGAGTTGAAGGAAGCGGCCAAGATCGACGGCGCCAACGGCTTCCAGACGCACATCAACGTGATCATCCCGACCATTCGCGGCGTGCTCGGCTTCGTGACGCTGATCACGATCATGGATGTGCTGCGAATGTTCGACAACCTGATCCCGCTGTCGCCACAGGCGCAGAACATCGGCAACGAGTCGATCATGCTCTACGTCTACTCCGTCGCCTTCGCCGACGGCGCCGAGAACCTCGGCCTCGGCAGCGCGATCAACGTGCTCACCATCCTCCTGATCCTCATCATGCTGATCCCGTTCATCCGGGGCATCTTCAAGGAAGCGAAGGCCGAACGATGA
- a CDS encoding carbohydrate ABC transporter permease, with amino-acid sequence MSLTSAELSTKAIVTKGVPKRRRRGPNRPPVITGLLLGILCVVVLSPFIWMTLSVTKPTDVAFSNPPVLWDYQPTLQAFVDLWQTTYFADYLVNTLVVAVVSTVIALAIGIPAAYALSRFPSYVSALLLVLALIFRALPRFAVVLPMYDISRALGIYDTTFALAIALVAINQPFTIWLLRNFFAEIPKELDEAAMIDGCTRIGMLRRVMIPLMGPGILTAGIFVFLFAFQEYLTALVLTDTSSKTVPVFIATQLGQTLPMLQQAGAASMLLTIPVFVIAFIAQKYLVAGLSDGAVKG; translated from the coding sequence ATGAGTCTCACCTCCGCAGAACTCTCGACGAAGGCCATCGTCACCAAGGGCGTGCCGAAGCGCCGTCGCCGTGGGCCCAACCGTCCGCCGGTGATCACGGGGCTGCTGCTCGGCATCCTCTGCGTCGTCGTGCTGAGTCCCTTCATCTGGATGACGCTCTCGGTGACCAAGCCGACCGACGTCGCCTTCTCGAACCCGCCGGTGCTCTGGGACTACCAGCCCACGCTGCAGGCGTTCGTCGACCTCTGGCAGACCACCTACTTCGCCGACTACCTGGTCAACACCCTGGTCGTCGCCGTCGTATCGACCGTGATCGCGCTCGCGATCGGCATCCCCGCGGCCTACGCGCTCTCGCGGTTCCCGAGTTACGTCTCGGCGCTGCTGCTCGTGCTCGCGCTGATCTTCCGCGCACTTCCTCGTTTCGCCGTGGTACTGCCGATGTACGACATCAGCCGGGCGCTCGGCATCTACGACACCACGTTCGCGCTGGCGATCGCCCTGGTCGCGATCAACCAGCCGTTCACGATCTGGCTGCTGCGCAACTTCTTCGCCGAGATCCCCAAGGAGCTCGACGAGGCGGCGATGATCGACGGCTGCACCAGGATCGGGATGCTGCGCCGGGTCATGATCCCGCTGATGGGGCCCGGCATCCTGACCGCCGGCATCTTCGTCTTCCTGTTCGCGTTCCAGGAGTACCTCACGGCGCTCGTGCTCACCGACACCTCGTCGAAGACCGTGCCGGTCTTCATCGCCACCCAGCTCGGGCAGACCCTGCCGATGCTGCAACAGGCGGGCGCCGCATCCATGCTGCTCACGATCCCGGTGTTCGTGATCGCGTTCATCGCGCAGAAGTACCTCGTCGCCGGTCTCAGCGACGGCGCCGTGAAGGGCTGA
- a CDS encoding alpha/beta fold hydrolase, whose amino-acid sequence MSVAAAPLVLLAGMNCTADLWADARFDGAGFEGAIRPVLDRPSIAEQVAALLDGLPEKFVLVGHSLGGIVGMALALAAPERVAGLVLVSTNAKAPTEAQRSGWGDWLTRVDAGTDARALQQSILSPLLGERLVRDRPDLVQRTLRMGEETGAERLRAQLAMQLTRTDLLARLPELTMPTFVVSGLDDVICPPHFHTEIVSAMADARLVSLDAGHLLPLERPREFGRLVRSWMSQQRLLGAVA is encoded by the coding sequence GTGTCGGTCGCGGCCGCGCCCCTCGTGCTGCTCGCGGGTATGAACTGCACGGCCGACCTGTGGGCGGATGCGCGGTTCGACGGGGCGGGGTTCGAGGGCGCGATCCGGCCCGTGCTGGATCGACCCTCGATCGCCGAGCAGGTCGCGGCGCTGCTCGACGGGCTTCCCGAGAAGTTCGTGCTCGTCGGTCACTCGCTCGGCGGCATCGTCGGCATGGCACTCGCTCTCGCCGCGCCCGAGCGTGTGGCGGGGCTCGTGCTCGTATCCACGAACGCCAAGGCGCCGACGGAGGCGCAGCGGTCCGGATGGGGCGACTGGCTGACCCGAGTGGATGCCGGCACTGACGCCCGAGCGCTGCAGCAGAGCATCCTGTCCCCGCTTCTGGGGGAGCGCCTCGTGCGAGACCGACCCGATCTGGTGCAGCGGACTCTGCGCATGGGGGAGGAGACGGGCGCGGAACGGCTGAGGGCTCAACTCGCGATGCAGCTCACCCGCACCGACCTGCTCGCCCGCCTGCCCGAGCTGACGATGCCGACGTTCGTCGTATCGGGGCTCGACGACGTGATCTGCCCACCGCACTTCCACACCGAGATCGTGTCGGCGATGGCCGACGCACGGCTCGTGAGTCTGGATGCCGGGCACCTTCTGCCGCTCGAGCGGCCGCGGGAGTTCGGGCGCCTCGTGCGGTCGTGGATGTCGCAGCAGCGATTGTTGGGTGCCGTCGCCTGA